Genomic window (Ananas comosus cultivar F153 linkage group 16, ASM154086v1, whole genome shotgun sequence):
AAGCTTCGTCGTTCTCTTTGTACTCTCCGTGTTCATGGCTTTAATGGCGTCTTCAGAAGCTTATTTCTTCTACGTGGGAGGAAGAGATGGGTGGGTTTTGAACCCTTCCGAGAGTTACTCTCATTGGGCCGAGAGGAACAGGTTTCAAGTTAATGATAGCCTCGGTATGTATAGATCAAATCCGTCCTCTTATCTTGTGTGATTTTTGTGTGATTCATATGAACTGGGccattttttgttgttgttgttgttgttgttgctgttgttgtagTGTTCAAGTACAAGAAGGGGGAGGACTCTGTTTTGGTGGTGAGAGAGGAGGACTTCGACAAGTGCAATGTGAGCAACCCTGTAGAGAGGCGTGACACGGGGAGCTCTGTTTTCACGTTCGACCGATCGGGGCCCTTCTTTTTCATCAGTGGCGTGGAGGAGAAGTGCCTCAAGGGGGAGAAGCTCGTTGTAGTAGTGTTAGCCGTGAGGAGCAAATCCCCTGTTACCCCTGCACCCACCTCTCCTTCCCCTGCTTCCCCTGTTTCTCCTGGATCATCTCCTTCCCCTGCTTCCCCTGTTTCTCCTGGATCATCTCCTTCCCCTGCTTCCCCTGTTTCTCCTGCACCATCCCATTCCCCTGTTTCCCCTGTTTCCCCTGTTTCGCCAACTCCTGCTCCTGCACCATCTAAGAGCTCCCCTGTTTCCCCAACTCCATCTCCTGCGCCATCTAAGAGCTCCCCTGTTTCTCCAACTCCAGC
Coding sequences:
- the LOC109722401 gene encoding early nodulin-like protein 2 — protein: METLRSFVVLFVLSVFMALMASSEAYFFYVGGRDGWVLNPSESYSHWAERNRFQVNDSLVFKYKKGEDSVLVVREEDFDKCNVSNPVERRDTGSSVFTFDRSGPFFFISGVEEKCLKGEKLVVVVLAVRSKSPVTPAPTSPSPASPVSPGSSPSPASPVSPGSSPSPASPVSPAPSHSPVSPVSPVSPTPAPAPSKSSPVSPTPSPAPSKSSPVSPTPAPAPSKRSPVSPTPSPAPSKSSPVSPTPSPPPSNSSSPASSPSPSSPPPTSTISAPSPSAGASPGPSPDSSSSVLIVPEIGFGVLFAVLGGGLLL